A DNA window from Nitrospira sp. contains the following coding sequences:
- a CDS encoding conserved exported protein of unknown function (Evidence 4 : Unknown function but conserved in other organisms; MaGe:77308142): MTMRSIAGSAAILLALTATAAHADDICLGDEEEKSAKAQVAALRKAEQAGSPAALFVAYRSIMGNDCVDRYDKAAFAAAKANLSKLGRDLAKAAEAKGLFYSPGSIRPDGNTSAFTYFEAIGEYTDANRVMLKAAQAAPEDLSLFKSAWNVDQNRSGLRDAKTGERAPYASPPAYRQELAKLASTNADRLMKAEEKDAPGLSGNAMAVTTSTMSSLQKLRTAAEWMKYLPSGDKPAKDRADQRGDTIMKRSDPTFTQMNASAYYEFSGSPKGKEIAAQIKKKGEDSQRALEKAGDKMRGAITEQSADDQKKFDKKKADLEKELGF; this comes from the coding sequence ATGACCATGCGCAGCATAGCCGGCTCGGCCGCCATCCTCTTGGCCCTGACCGCCACCGCCGCTCACGCGGACGACATCTGCCTGGGCGATGAGGAAGAGAAATCGGCCAAGGCCCAAGTCGCGGCCCTGCGCAAAGCCGAACAAGCCGGCTCGCCTGCCGCGCTATTCGTCGCCTATCGATCCATCATGGGAAACGACTGCGTCGACCGATACGATAAAGCGGCCTTCGCCGCGGCAAAAGCGAACCTCTCGAAACTCGGCCGGGATCTCGCGAAAGCGGCTGAAGCGAAGGGGCTATTCTACTCACCTGGCTCCATTCGACCGGACGGAAACACCTCGGCCTTCACATATTTTGAGGCCATCGGAGAATATACCGATGCCAACCGGGTCATGCTCAAAGCCGCGCAGGCCGCACCAGAAGATTTGTCCCTCTTCAAAAGCGCTTGGAACGTCGACCAGAATCGTAGCGGCCTTCGCGACGCCAAAACGGGCGAACGCGCACCATACGCCTCGCCACCGGCCTATCGACAGGAACTGGCCAAGCTCGCCTCGACAAATGCCGACCGGCTGATGAAGGCCGAGGAGAAAGACGCGCCGGGCCTGTCCGGCAATGCCATGGCCGTTACGACATCGACGATGAGTTCTCTCCAAAAGTTGAGAACCGCCGCGGAATGGATGAAATATCTGCCGAGCGGAGACAAACCGGCGAAGGATCGAGCCGACCAGCGGGGCGATACCATCATGAAGCGCTCCGATCCCACCTTTACCCAGATGAATGCCTCCGCGTACTATGAATTTTCTGGCTCCCCTAAAGGGAAAGAGATCGCCGCCCAGATCAAGAAAAAGGGGGAGGACTCTCAGCGAGCACTGGAAAAAGCAGGCGACAAAATGAGAGGGGCGATCACAGAACAGAGCGCGGACGATCAGAAAAAGTTCGACAAGAAAAAAGCCGATCTCGAAAAGGAATTGGGATTCTAG
- a CDS encoding conserved exported protein of unknown function (Evidence 4 : Unknown function but conserved in other organisms; MaGe:77308143) — protein MMTTSRSVVLLLIGLLLPSTVIATSPSRESRVEYSADSTMETDGGVSMKSRMYHTPDKDRMEMGGADGSVMIMRRDKNVMWQLFGDMYMEMPLTQSSQGGVEDLDILEQKNVGEETINGIKTTKSKIIAVKKKDGAKFGGFFWTSKDGITVKMDLLSKEGDKKIRMASELTNLKIEKQDPALFEIPAGYTKNDMGAMMGQGGMPNLDEMMKSAGEDRPKGKRPTRESAGSKSDESDSPVDMNKMLKGIFGR, from the coding sequence ATGATGACAACGTCTCGTTCTGTCGTACTGCTATTGATCGGCCTGTTGCTACCCTCGACCGTCATCGCCACCTCGCCGTCCCGTGAATCGCGAGTCGAGTACTCGGCCGACAGCACGATGGAGACGGACGGCGGCGTGAGCATGAAGTCGCGCATGTACCACACCCCGGACAAGGACCGGATGGAAATGGGCGGCGCGGACGGCAGCGTCATGATCATGCGCCGGGATAAAAACGTGATGTGGCAACTATTCGGCGACATGTATATGGAAATGCCGCTAACTCAGTCGAGCCAGGGCGGTGTGGAAGACCTGGACATTCTCGAACAGAAAAATGTCGGGGAAGAGACCATCAACGGAATCAAAACGACCAAATCCAAGATCATCGCGGTCAAAAAGAAGGACGGCGCCAAGTTCGGCGGGTTCTTCTGGACGAGCAAGGACGGCATCACGGTCAAGATGGATCTCCTCTCGAAGGAAGGCGACAAGAAAATCCGCATGGCCAGCGAACTGACCAATCTCAAAATCGAGAAGCAGGATCCGGCGCTCTTTGAAATCCCCGCCGGCTATACCAAGAACGACATGGGCGCCATGATGGGCCAGGGCGGCATGCCCAACCTGGACGAAATGATGAAGAGTGCGGGAGAAGACCGGCCCAAAGGGAAACGTCCGACGAGAGAGAGCGCGGGCAGCAAATCCGACGAGAGCGACAGCCCCGTGGACATGAATAAGATGCTCAAGGGTATTTTCGGACGCTAA
- a CDS encoding Glycosyltransferase family 1 protein (MaGe:77308144) yields MRILHLGNAYFLESFRLLGHDVKWAGYHRTADLPLTRALLDVRNLLTQLPPHWYPDLIVLGDESSPPLVLGLETLPVPVVWYAIDSHIHANWHIYYAAAFDVIFVAQKDWAPAYRLDGDRQHVSWMPLFCHRSNDRDLGLARDIPLSFVGTLDAARNPDRVELIQRLQARYPIAAQSGPYCEIFNRSMMVLNQSVANDVNFRTFQAMACGALLLTEHVGNGFGDLFQDRTHCALYEKGNVEHIIELADYYRAHPAERTAIARQGYEAVMAAHTSLHRAQALLDTVARQPLHEYVAKRQLRQAPIRWSLAAVYESAARTYGQAGARADEDIRRRHFMTLSAQYRSLAETIQGHLNPLVAA; encoded by the coding sequence ATGAGAATTCTTCATCTGGGGAACGCGTACTTTCTGGAGTCGTTCAGGCTGCTCGGCCATGATGTGAAATGGGCAGGGTACCATCGGACTGCCGACCTTCCGCTCACCCGCGCACTCCTCGATGTCAGAAACCTGCTGACGCAACTTCCTCCGCATTGGTATCCGGACCTGATTGTGCTGGGCGATGAGAGTTCGCCGCCGCTGGTGCTGGGACTGGAAACGCTTCCAGTGCCGGTGGTCTGGTATGCGATCGATTCGCACATTCATGCGAACTGGCACATCTATTATGCCGCCGCATTCGATGTGATCTTTGTCGCACAGAAAGACTGGGCGCCGGCCTATCGACTGGACGGAGACCGGCAGCATGTCTCCTGGATGCCGCTGTTCTGCCATCGGTCTAACGACCGGGATCTTGGATTGGCCAGAGACATTCCGCTGTCGTTCGTCGGCACACTGGACGCCGCCAGAAATCCAGATCGTGTCGAGCTGATTCAGCGTCTGCAAGCGCGGTATCCGATTGCGGCGCAGTCGGGGCCGTACTGTGAGATCTTCAATCGATCGATGATGGTGCTGAATCAATCCGTGGCGAACGACGTGAACTTCAGAACGTTTCAAGCCATGGCCTGCGGCGCATTGCTGCTGACGGAGCATGTGGGGAACGGGTTCGGCGACTTATTCCAGGACCGGACGCATTGCGCGCTGTATGAGAAGGGGAATGTCGAGCACATTATCGAGCTCGCCGACTATTATCGCGCGCACCCGGCCGAGCGGACCGCCATCGCCCGGCAGGGATATGAGGCCGTCATGGCGGCTCATACCAGCTTGCATCGGGCGCAAGCGTTGCTGGATACGGTCGCCCGACAACCGCTTCATGAATATGTCGCCAAACGCCAGCTGCGCCAGGCGCCGATTCGCTGGTCGCTGGCGGCGGTCTATGAGAGCGCGGCGCGCACCTATGGGCAGGCCGGCGCGCGGGCCGATGAGGACATTCGAAGGCGGCACTTCATGACGCTGTCAGCGCAATATCGCTCCCTGGCCGAAACGATCCAAGGCCATCTCAATCCTCTCGTTGCCGCGTAG
- a CDS encoding Tetratricopeptide repeat protein (MaGe:77308145), translating to MFGNSALLHRSRTIRIRRCQYGIALLTIWLAALLSATAESWAQDPAHLPPERLAEQAKTLWESGAMLPALDLLETGLQHHPHALPLHKLRGDILAAGRGPQGAVRAYDTALAQQPAALDIRWAKWSVLLHWGQAEESLAELRRIAEIDANNPLIHLRLAQELRKLDRLEDSLTSYRTAVSLAPELLGWKLAMARARFDLLDYRGADAEVQYVLAHVPAGSPLELSAKNQLAQHSESMERGRRFTPALTPDANEQQLKEWAAIRADAWRLFSTGHYQDAEPIYRRVVALNPRDTLARHQLGVTLMQLGRCQDALTIFGSVLNMNPSEDDYADTVFRMGQCLVELEQWEDAYVHFQTLYDAAVEFEESNKEVSLPAGTRVLAKDKLARWLDKIRPHVPELAQMKVEEAAATSTPSAAPAEDSRLEPGLERLTPQKTLDPQASLMGRDSDFSWFRFVIPAGKVMRDDFPTGAHEFIPLNPNDTFSVAQPEIYLVFRLVSASYDAIPLSAHCFQELAEVAGDAPPIAQDQVMLAMNDQSGYFRLTAPATGWTPGLYRCGLFAGERTSAYTQADEVRFRIVQPTPDR from the coding sequence ATGTTTGGAAACAGCGCCCTATTGCACCGGTCTCGAACCATCCGCATCCGGCGATGCCAATACGGAATCGCCCTGCTGACGATCTGGCTCGCCGCGCTCCTCTCGGCCACCGCCGAATCATGGGCGCAAGATCCGGCGCACTTGCCGCCGGAGCGCCTGGCGGAGCAGGCCAAAACCCTGTGGGAAAGCGGCGCCATGCTCCCGGCGCTCGACCTGCTCGAAACAGGCCTTCAGCACCATCCGCACGCGCTCCCGCTCCATAAATTGCGCGGAGACATTCTCGCCGCCGGCCGCGGCCCGCAAGGAGCGGTGCGCGCGTACGACACTGCGCTTGCCCAACAACCGGCCGCCTTAGACATCCGCTGGGCGAAGTGGAGCGTCCTGCTGCACTGGGGCCAGGCCGAGGAGTCCCTTGCCGAACTGCGCCGCATCGCGGAGATCGACGCGAATAATCCGCTGATCCATCTGCGGCTGGCCCAGGAACTTCGCAAGCTCGACCGCCTGGAAGATTCCCTGACATCGTATCGGACCGCCGTGTCTCTGGCGCCGGAACTGCTCGGCTGGAAACTCGCAATGGCGCGGGCGCGCTTCGACCTTCTGGACTATCGCGGCGCCGATGCCGAAGTGCAATACGTGCTCGCCCACGTGCCTGCCGGCTCTCCGCTGGAACTCTCGGCTAAAAACCAACTCGCACAGCACTCCGAATCGATGGAACGAGGCCGCCGCTTTACTCCGGCGCTCACGCCGGACGCAAACGAGCAGCAACTCAAAGAATGGGCGGCGATTCGCGCCGACGCCTGGAGACTGTTTTCGACCGGCCATTACCAAGACGCTGAGCCGATCTATCGCCGCGTGGTGGCCTTGAACCCGCGGGACACCCTCGCCAGACATCAGCTTGGGGTGACGCTCATGCAACTCGGCCGGTGCCAAGACGCTCTGACCATCTTTGGCAGCGTCCTCAACATGAATCCCAGCGAGGACGACTATGCCGACACCGTCTTTCGAATGGGACAATGCCTGGTGGAGTTAGAACAGTGGGAAGACGCTTACGTGCATTTTCAAACACTGTACGACGCCGCCGTGGAATTCGAAGAGAGCAATAAAGAAGTTTCCCTGCCTGCCGGCACCCGCGTCCTCGCGAAAGATAAACTGGCCCGCTGGCTCGACAAGATCCGTCCGCATGTTCCTGAGTTGGCGCAAATGAAGGTGGAGGAAGCCGCCGCAACGTCCACTCCATCCGCGGCGCCGGCGGAAGACTCGCGGCTCGAACCGGGGCTGGAGCGGCTAACACCGCAGAAGACGTTGGACCCGCAAGCCTCGCTCATGGGCCGGGATTCCGACTTCAGCTGGTTTCGCTTCGTCATTCCAGCCGGCAAGGTCATGCGGGACGATTTCCCGACCGGCGCGCACGAATTCATTCCGCTGAATCCGAACGACACGTTCTCCGTGGCGCAACCGGAGATTTACTTGGTGTTTCGACTGGTATCGGCTTCATACGACGCCATCCCACTCTCCGCCCATTGCTTTCAGGAACTCGCCGAGGTCGCCGGCGACGCGCCGCCCATTGCGCAAGACCAAGTCATGCTGGCGATGAACGACCAATCTGGCTACTTCCGGCTCACCGCGCCCGCGACAGGATGGACTCCAGGACTGTACCGTTGCGGGTTATTCGCCGGCGAACGCACGTCCGCCTACACCCAAGCCGACGAAGTGCGATTCAGGATCGTCCAGCCAACACCAGACAGGTAG
- a CDS encoding putative rRNA methylase (Evidence 3 : Putative function from multiple computational evidences; Product type e : enzyme; MaGe:77308147) codes for MFDLILYQPEIPPNTGNLIRLCANTGVRLHLVKPLGFTLEDKQLLRAGLDYHEFATIAVHESWPACAEQFAHRRIFAASTKGTRRYDLNVYAPGDVFLFGPETRGLPVELIESVPEAQRIRVPMRPDSRSLNLSNAASVVLYEALRQTGFEGCR; via the coding sequence ATGTTCGACCTCATTCTCTATCAGCCAGAAATTCCTCCTAACACCGGCAACCTCATCCGGCTCTGTGCGAACACGGGCGTGCGCCTCCATTTGGTGAAGCCGCTCGGTTTTACGCTGGAGGACAAGCAACTGCTGCGCGCGGGGTTGGATTATCACGAATTCGCGACGATTGCCGTGCATGAGAGCTGGCCGGCCTGCGCGGAGCAGTTCGCGCATCGCCGGATCTTTGCGGCCTCGACCAAGGGGACGCGCCGCTATGACCTCAACGTCTATGCGCCTGGAGATGTATTTCTTTTCGGTCCTGAAACTCGGGGATTGCCGGTTGAGCTTATCGAAAGCGTTCCTGAGGCACAGCGCATTCGCGTGCCGATGAGGCCCGACAGTCGCAGCTTGAACCTCTCGAATGCGGCGTCGGTGGTGCTCTATGAAGCGTTGCGGCAGACTGGTTTCGAGGGGTGCCGATAG
- a CDS encoding J domain-containing protein (MaGe:77308148) gives MLTYYQVLELPPTATSEDIKKAWHEQLQVWHPDRFTHATALHRKAEARTTLINQAYQTLNDPTARQRYDATTSATPVRPHTTASTTPPPRPTTAAQPQASPPRSRTEQRGPHLPIMLSRKNQPKIAVPAIHIAVDTKEHQPYIFSGLTRIAGTSRQTLHAGDYAIVEAPDIFRVERKRAEELNTIFSNPSENRQRFMRELEPLLKIPHRFLVIEGALFQRLASGRLGQYHKTGLQDFLDALTVRYGLQIIYADSRDEAEERVANLATLHYAYYYAEQEGLGRYLAENDV, from the coding sequence ATGCTCACGTATTACCAAGTGCTCGAACTGCCGCCGACGGCCACCAGTGAAGACATCAAGAAAGCCTGGCATGAACAGTTGCAAGTCTGGCATCCGGATCGATTCACCCATGCGACGGCCCTGCACCGCAAAGCGGAAGCCCGCACGACCCTCATCAACCAGGCCTATCAGACGCTCAACGATCCGACTGCGCGCCAGCGCTACGACGCCACGACAAGCGCCACGCCGGTGCGTCCTCATACCACCGCGTCCACCACGCCGCCGCCGCGCCCAACCACCGCCGCACAACCGCAGGCGTCGCCACCCAGGTCCCGCACCGAGCAACGCGGGCCGCATCTTCCCATCATGCTGTCCCGAAAGAATCAGCCCAAGATCGCAGTACCGGCTATTCATATCGCCGTCGATACCAAAGAGCACCAGCCCTACATTTTTTCAGGATTGACCAGAATCGCCGGCACCAGCCGCCAAACGCTCCACGCTGGCGACTATGCCATCGTCGAAGCGCCGGATATTTTTCGCGTCGAGCGAAAACGCGCGGAAGAACTCAATACGATTTTCTCCAACCCTTCGGAAAACCGCCAGCGGTTCATGCGTGAACTGGAACCGCTCCTTAAAATCCCCCATCGTTTTCTGGTGATCGAAGGCGCACTCTTCCAGCGCCTGGCCAGCGGACGCCTGGGGCAGTATCACAAGACCGGATTACAGGATTTTCTCGATGCGCTAACGGTGCGCTATGGGCTACAGATCATTTACGCCGATAGCCGGGACGAGGCGGAAGAGCGCGTTGCAAATCTTGCGACGCTGCACTATGCCTATTACTACGCGGAGCAGGAAGGGCTCGGCCGCTACCTGGCTGAGAACGACGTCTGA
- a CDS encoding transcriptional accessory protein (Evidence 2b : Function from indirect experimental evidences (e.g. phenotypes); PubMedId 8755871; Product type f : factor; MaGe:77308149), which yields MASSSKTVVSELAQDKIGRLIAAELGVGAHQVAAAVALLDEGATVPFVARYRKEVTGNLDDTHLRTLEERLRYLRELEERRATILASIEEQGKLTDELRGTIDSATTKQTLEDLYLPYKPKRRTRAQIAREAGLEPLADALLANPMLEPEQEAAKYLVVKAASDGVDAINVPDVKAALEGARDILVERFAETAELLAALRTRLWDQGYVTSTVVKGKETAEEEKFRDYYAYAETIRTIPSHRALAMFRGWGLGVLKVELGLGEELEAVVPHPCAAMIAAQAGIEDRGRPADKWLADVCRWTWRVKVHLHLSTELLLQLREAAEAEAIRIFGRNLHDLLLAAPAGPKAVLGLDPGLRTGCKIAVVDATGKLLETATIYPHQPRNEWQESLATLGRLVVQHGVELISIGNGTASRESDKLAAELVKLLAAKKPEQKLAKIVVSEAGASVYSASAFAAAEFPALDVSLRGAVSIARRLQDPLAELVKIEPKAIGVGQYQHDVNQHLLARSLDATVEDCVNAVGVDVNTASIPLLARVSGLNQLLAKHIVEYRDANGPFKNRLTMRKVPRLGEKTFEQAAGFLRINDGDNPLDRSSVHPEAYPVVERILARVGKGIGEVMRQPVLLKGLSPADFTDEQFGVPTVRDILTELEKPGRDPRPEFKTATFQEGIESLADLMPGLILEGVVTNVAAFGAFVDIGVHQDGLVHVSVLANKFVKDPHEVVKPGQIVKVKVMDVDLKRQRISLTMRLDDAPGSVSLSRASSGEAGAGPAREAPGKRPAAPPRGQDRQPPPGGTMAMALALARAKQKSS from the coding sequence ATGGCTTCTTCATCTAAGACCGTTGTGTCGGAGTTAGCTCAGGACAAGATCGGACGTCTCATTGCGGCAGAACTCGGTGTCGGGGCGCATCAAGTAGCGGCCGCGGTCGCGCTGCTCGATGAAGGCGCCACGGTCCCGTTCGTGGCGCGCTATCGCAAGGAAGTCACTGGCAATCTTGACGATACGCATCTGCGCACGCTGGAAGAACGGTTGCGTTATCTCCGCGAGCTGGAAGAACGGCGGGCCACGATTCTGGCGTCCATCGAGGAACAGGGAAAGTTGACGGACGAATTGCGGGGAACGATTGACTCGGCAACGACCAAGCAGACATTGGAAGACCTGTATCTGCCGTATAAACCCAAGCGGCGCACGCGCGCGCAGATTGCCCGCGAGGCTGGGCTAGAGCCGCTGGCCGATGCGCTGTTGGCCAATCCCATGCTGGAGCCGGAGCAGGAGGCCGCCAAGTATCTCGTGGTGAAAGCGGCCAGCGATGGGGTGGACGCGATCAACGTGCCCGATGTCAAAGCGGCGCTGGAAGGCGCTCGCGACATTCTGGTCGAGCGATTCGCAGAGACGGCAGAGTTGCTTGCCGCTCTTCGGACTAGACTCTGGGACCAAGGCTATGTCACCTCGACGGTCGTGAAAGGGAAAGAGACGGCGGAGGAAGAAAAGTTTCGCGACTACTACGCCTATGCGGAAACCATCCGCACGATTCCCTCGCATCGCGCGCTGGCGATGTTTCGGGGATGGGGGCTGGGCGTGCTGAAGGTGGAGCTGGGGCTTGGCGAGGAGCTGGAGGCGGTTGTGCCGCATCCCTGTGCGGCCATGATTGCGGCGCAGGCCGGAATCGAAGATCGCGGGCGGCCGGCCGACAAGTGGCTGGCGGATGTCTGTCGCTGGACCTGGCGGGTGAAAGTGCATCTGCACCTCAGTACGGAATTGCTGCTCCAGTTGCGCGAGGCGGCGGAAGCAGAAGCGATCAGAATCTTCGGCCGCAATTTGCATGATTTGCTGCTGGCGGCGCCCGCCGGTCCGAAAGCCGTGCTCGGTCTCGATCCGGGGCTCCGCACCGGCTGCAAGATAGCGGTCGTCGATGCCACGGGCAAGTTGCTTGAAACGGCCACGATCTATCCGCACCAGCCGCGCAATGAATGGCAAGAATCGCTGGCCACGTTGGGGCGATTGGTAGTGCAGCATGGTGTGGAGCTGATCTCCATCGGCAACGGCACGGCGAGCCGGGAGTCCGATAAGCTGGCGGCGGAGCTGGTCAAGCTGCTGGCGGCGAAGAAGCCGGAGCAGAAGCTGGCCAAGATTGTCGTCAGCGAAGCCGGCGCGTCGGTCTATTCCGCGTCCGCATTTGCGGCGGCGGAGTTTCCAGCGTTGGATGTGAGTCTGCGCGGCGCGGTGTCCATTGCCCGCCGTCTGCAAGATCCGCTGGCCGAACTGGTGAAGATCGAGCCGAAGGCCATCGGGGTTGGCCAGTATCAGCACGATGTGAATCAGCATCTGCTGGCGCGCTCGCTCGATGCGACGGTGGAAGATTGCGTGAATGCGGTGGGCGTCGATGTGAATACGGCGTCGATTCCGCTGCTGGCGCGCGTGTCGGGCCTGAATCAACTGCTGGCGAAGCACATTGTCGAATACCGCGATGCGAATGGGCCGTTCAAAAATCGCCTGACCATGCGCAAGGTTCCGCGGTTGGGTGAAAAGACCTTTGAGCAAGCCGCCGGGTTTTTGCGGATCAACGACGGCGACAATCCGCTGGATCGCTCCTCGGTCCATCCGGAGGCCTATCCGGTCGTCGAGCGCATTCTCGCGCGGGTCGGAAAAGGCATCGGAGAGGTGATGCGGCAGCCGGTTTTGCTCAAAGGATTATCGCCGGCGGACTTTACCGACGAGCAATTTGGCGTGCCGACGGTCCGCGATATCCTAACGGAATTGGAAAAGCCTGGCCGCGATCCGCGCCCTGAATTCAAGACGGCCACGTTCCAGGAGGGTATTGAATCGCTGGCCGATCTGATGCCCGGTCTCATTCTGGAAGGGGTCGTGACGAACGTCGCGGCCTTTGGCGCGTTTGTCGATATCGGCGTGCATCAGGACGGTCTCGTGCATGTGTCGGTGTTGGCGAATAAGTTTGTCAAAGATCCGCATGAAGTGGTGAAGCCAGGTCAGATCGTCAAGGTGAAGGTGATGGATGTCGATCTGAAGCGCCAGCGCATTTCTCTGACGATGCGGCTGGACGATGCGCCAGGCAGCGTCTCTTTGTCGCGGGCTTCTTCCGGCGAGGCCGGCGCAGGGCCTGCCCGTGAGGCGCCTGGGAAACGTCCCGCTGCACCGCCGCGCGGGCAGGATCGACAGCCGCCGCCCGGCGGCACCATGGCGATGGCGCTGGCATTGGCGCGCGCCAAGCAGAAGTCCTCGTAA
- a CDS encoding hypothetical protein (Evidence 4 : Unknown function but conserved in other organisms; MaGe:77308150) has protein sequence MDALKVFDTWVDVPGKTLHFDVMTGDQATALRLANEYVAAQGYAAIAVTAEECRFCHQEPLVMFTESQQKEFRQSGGFIVSLSA, from the coding sequence GTGGATGCATTAAAAGTGTTCGACACGTGGGTGGACGTGCCAGGGAAGACGCTGCATTTCGATGTGATGACGGGAGATCAGGCGACGGCGCTCAGATTGGCGAACGAGTATGTCGCGGCTCAGGGCTATGCGGCCATTGCGGTGACGGCAGAGGAATGCCGGTTCTGCCATCAGGAGCCGCTGGTCATGTTTACGGAGTCTCAGCAAAAAGAGTTTCGTCAGTCGGGCGGATTCATCGTGTCCTTGTCCGCATAA
- a CDS encoding MarR family transcriptional regulator (MaGe:77308151) — MARSLPMHGEKTVVDHITAGLGKIATALRSQAWEGGTARKLTPTQGQILVLLAERASTAVRLNDVAGELCLTAATVSDAVITLVEKQLVKKTRSAEDRRALVLTLTAAGRREAQQISGWTEVVQAGVKGLTPDEQAVFLRGLTKVMHSLQEQGAISVARMCAGCTYFQPYVHADAARPHHCGFVNKPLGEGQLRLDCPDFIPGSAVDQPRRWQAFVRGGEGR, encoded by the coding sequence ATGGCGAGAAGTCTGCCGATGCACGGAGAAAAGACGGTGGTCGATCACATCACGGCCGGATTGGGAAAGATTGCGACGGCCTTGCGGAGCCAGGCGTGGGAAGGCGGGACCGCGCGCAAGTTGACGCCGACACAGGGACAGATCCTGGTCTTGCTGGCCGAACGGGCTTCGACGGCGGTGCGGCTGAACGATGTGGCCGGCGAGTTGTGCTTGACGGCGGCGACGGTGAGCGATGCGGTGATCACTCTCGTCGAGAAACAGCTGGTGAAGAAAACGCGGTCGGCGGAAGACCGGCGGGCGCTGGTTCTCACGCTGACGGCAGCGGGCCGGCGCGAAGCGCAACAGATCTCCGGATGGACCGAGGTCGTGCAGGCCGGGGTGAAGGGGCTGACGCCGGACGAGCAGGCGGTGTTTTTGCGGGGACTGACCAAAGTGATGCATTCCCTGCAAGAGCAAGGGGCGATTTCGGTGGCGCGTATGTGCGCCGGCTGCACCTACTTTCAGCCGTATGTCCATGCCGATGCGGCGCGGCCGCATCATTGCGGATTTGTGAACAAGCCGCTGGGAGAAGGGCAGCTGCGGCTGGATTGCCCAGATTTTATTCCTGGGTCGGCGGTCGACCAACCGCGCCGATGGCAGGCGTTTGTGCGTGGTGGAGAGGGGCGATGA
- a CDS encoding Group 1 truncated hemoglobin (MaGe:77308152), producing MKVQRAVNMAVLSVVLMAGAACAGSPAQGKPLYDRLGGKGAITAVVETFVSNVGGDKRINGYFASTDLAKLKEHLVNQICEASGGPCKYSGRTMRQTHDGMGVTDAAFGALVEDLVAALDHHKVGKAEKAELLGVLGPMKGDIVEKK from the coding sequence ATGAAGGTGCAGCGCGCAGTGAATATGGCGGTCTTGAGTGTGGTGCTAATGGCAGGGGCGGCCTGCGCGGGGAGTCCTGCACAAGGCAAGCCGCTGTATGACCGACTGGGTGGAAAGGGCGCGATCACGGCGGTGGTGGAGACCTTCGTGAGCAACGTCGGCGGCGATAAACGGATCAATGGGTATTTTGCGAGCACGGACCTGGCCAAGCTCAAGGAGCATTTGGTCAATCAGATTTGCGAGGCGAGCGGCGGGCCTTGCAAGTACAGCGGGCGCACGATGAGACAGACGCATGACGGGATGGGCGTGACAGACGCGGCGTTCGGCGCCTTGGTCGAGGATCTGGTCGCGGCCTTGGATCATCACAAGGTTGGCAAGGCGGAGAAGGCTGAGCTGTTGGGCGTGCTCGGCCCGATGAAGGGCGACATCGTCGAGAAGAAGTAG
- a CDS encoding hypothetical protein (Evidence 4 : Unknown function but conserved in other organisms; MaGe:77308153), whose product MRIGRVERTVGVILLLALCGGCGSESSSSTPVAASSLAGADADHNGVRDDIDTYIDSMAADADTKRALRQYAKAAQSSILDANDAGKSVTHVTERFRALECLMARRPADFHPIFVELRARVLDTNPRSEAYLKADGQAAAVNIPLLPADQWIGACL is encoded by the coding sequence ATGCGTATTGGCCGGGTAGAGCGAACGGTCGGCGTAATTTTGCTGCTGGCGCTTTGCGGCGGCTGCGGGAGCGAGTCGTCGTCATCGACTCCTGTCGCGGCATCGTCGCTGGCGGGAGCCGATGCCGATCATAACGGGGTGCGAGACGATATCGACACCTATATCGACTCTATGGCGGCCGACGCCGATACGAAAAGGGCGCTTCGTCAGTATGCCAAGGCCGCGCAATCCTCCATCCTCGACGCGAACGATGCTGGCAAATCCGTTACTCATGTGACCGAACGGTTTCGCGCATTGGAATGCCTGATGGCCCGCCGTCCGGCGGATTTTCATCCCATTTTTGTTGAGCTTCGGGCGAGAGTCTTAGATACCAATCCACGGTCGGAAGCCTATTTGAAAGCCGACGGCCAAGCCGCGGCGGTCAATATTCCATTGCTCCCGGCCGATCAATGGATAGGAGCATGTCTATGA